The window CGAGCCGCTGGAGGCCGTCGTCGCCGAGGCGGGCGGCGAGGCCGTCGCCATCCCGGCCGACATCACGGACCCGGCCTCGGTCGCGGCGCTGTTCGAGGCGATCCGGCAGCGGTTCGGCCGGCTCGACGTGCTGTTCAACAATGCCGGTGCCATCGCGCCGCCGGTCAATATCGAGGACCTGCCAGTCGAGCAGTGGAAGACGGTGATCGATACCAACGTCACCGGCGTCTTCCTCTGCACGCAGGCGGCGTTCCGGCTGATGAAGGACCAGAACCCGCGCGGCGGCCGCATCATCAACAACGGCTCGGTCTCGTCCGAGAGGCCGCGGCCGAATTCGGCGCCCTATGCCGCGTCCAAGCATGCGGTGCTGGGACTCACGCGCTCGACGGCCATCGACGGGCGAAAGTACGACATCGCCTGCGGCCAGATCGACATCGGCAACACCGAGACGCCAATGGCCTCGCAGATGAAGAAGGGCGTGCTGCAGCCCGACCTTTCCATCAAGGTCGAGCCGACCTTCGACGTCAGCCACGTCGCCGACGCGGTGCTCTACATGGCCGGGCTGCCGCTCGACGCCAACGTGCTGCAGATGACGGTGATGGCCACCAAGATGCCGCTCGTCGGCCGCGGCTGACCACGACAACGCGCACGCGCACATCCTGCCGGGGGGTTCAGAACGGCATTCCCCCGGCAGATTTCGTTTACGGGATGACGCGGCTCCGGTGCCGCCGTCTCAGGCGCCTTCCGTCTCCGCGACGGCGCCGGTCGGGATGACGACGAGTTCGCTGACGCAGACGTGGGCCGGCAGCGTTGCGACGTGCAGCACGAGATCGGCGAGGTCCGACGGGCGCAGCATGCGCCGCCGGCCTTCCGCATCCGCGGGTGCGGGCCGCTTGTCGATGATCGGCGTGGCGACTTCGCCCGGACAGATCACCGTCGCGCGGATGCCGTTGTGCATTTCCTCAAGATTGATGCTGTGGCTCATCGCCACCACGCCATGCTTCGCCGCGGTGTAGGACGAGCCGGATATCGCCCCGACATGGCGGCCCGCAATCGAGCCGGTCGTGATGATCAGGCCCTGCTTCTGCCGGCGCATGATCGGCAGCGCAGCGATGACGGTGTGGAAGGCGAGCTTCAGGTTGCCGTCCAGCACCTCTTCAGCGCCGGCCTCGTCGAGTTCCTGCCAACTCCGGCGCGGAATGTTGGTGCCGGCATTGTTGACGACGATGTCGAGCCGCCCGGCCTCGCGCTCGATGGCGCCGGCGATCCCGGCCGCCACGCCGGGCAAAGACAGATCGCCCGGCAGAACGCTCACCTGGCCCCCAGCGGCATCGATCCGGTCAGCGACGCCCTGAAGCGCATCCACACGCCTTCCCGTGAGGAAGACCCGGGCGCCGGCGCCCGCGAGGGCCGCCGCCGCTGCCGCGCCGATGCCGCTTCCCGCGCCCGTGACCCAGGCGACCTTGCCGTTCAACGCACCCATTTCCGTCTTCCTCCCAAATCCGTCTTCTTCCGATGGCCGCCGCGAGCAGCGGTCGCTCAAGACGCCCGCCGGGCGCGACATCATCGATTCGGCCGCGACTGCACCACAGCCCGCGCGACGCGTCTATCCGGCGCGCCGGTACTGTGGGGCATCCGCATCCACGTCTGTCGGCATCAGCGCCGGCGAAGCTCCGCGACCTGATCGGCGGTGAGCGGCCGCACCCGGCGTCCGTCGAGCATCAGGAACAGCCGCGCGGTCTCTTCCAGTTCCTCGACGGCATATTGCGCCTCGCGCAGCGTCTTGCCCGCCACCACGGGGCCGTGGTTCGCAAGCAGCACCGCGTGATGGCGGCCGGCCTCCTCGCCCACCGCCTCGGCGAGGCGCGCGTCGCCCGGCGGAAAATAGCGCACCAGGGGCAGCGTGCCGACCCGCATCACATAGTAGGCGGTCAACGGCGGCAGAACGTCCGCGGGATCGACATCGGCCAGAATGCTGACGGCGACCGAATGGGTGGAGTGGAGATGGACCACCGCGCCCGCATCCGCCCGGGCGCAATACATGCAGCGGTGGAGGAAGGCTTCCTTGGTGGGCTTGTCGCCGTCCACATGCACGCCCTCGGCGGTGAAACGGGACAGCCGCGCCGGCTCCAGTTCGCCCAGGCAGGCGTTGGTCGGCGTCATCAGCAGGCTGCCGTCGGAAAGCCGCACGCTGATGTTGCCCGTGGAGCCGAAGGTGAGGCCGCGTGAGAAGATCGATGCCCCGATGCGGGCGATCTCGTCGCGGGCGCGGGTTTCCTCGGAAAGAAGCGCGGTCATGCCAGGAGGTCCCAGGCCTTGGCGAAGATGTCCGGCGCGCCGAAATTGCCCGACTTCAGCGCAAGCGCGAGCGGCCGCCCGGCACCAAGGCTCAGCATCCACGGAACGCCGGGATCGATCTCGGGACCGATGGCGAAGCCTTCGACGCCGAGCGCCTGAACCACCGCCCCGGAGGTCTCGCCGCCCGCCACGAGAAAGCGCGTGAAGCCGCGCTCGGCGAGCCGGCAGGCGACGCCCGCCATCAGGCCTTCCACGAGCGCGCCGGCATGCTCGCGCCCGAGCTTTTCCTGGACGGCGGCGACCTCGGCCGGATCGGCGCTGGCATAGATCAGCGGCGGACCGCCGGTCGCGGTCTCGGCGAAGGCGGCGACCTCCTCGACGCCAAGCGAACCCGACGCCACCGCGAGCGGATCGATGCGGAGCGCCGCCGTGCCGGAGGCGACGGCGGTCGCGACCTGCTTGCGCGTCGCGGCCGAACAGGAGCCGGCAAGGATCACCGCGCGGCCGGGCGGGGCCACCATCCGCGCCGACGGCGCGGCGGCCGCGAGTAGACCGGCACGACGGAAGTTCTCCGGCAGGCCGATCGCGATGCCGGAGCCGCCGGTGACGAGCGCCATGTCGCGGGCGGCGGTGCCGATGGCTCTGAGGTCGGTGTCGTCGATGGCGTCGACGATGACGATGCGTTGTCCGGCGCGTTCGGCCTGGGAGAAGGCGGCCGCGACGGCATCCGCCCCGCGGCGGACGCGCTCGTGGGCGACGAGGCCCACGGGCAGGGTGGTCTGGGCCTGCAGCACGCGGACGAGGCTCGGATCGCGCATCGGCGTCAGCGGATGATCCTTCATCGGGCTCTCCGACAGGAGTTCGTCGCCGACGAAGAGATAGCCAAGATAGACGGTGCGCCGGTTGGTGGGGAAGGCGGGGCAGGCGAGGGTAAGCCCGGCACCGAGGCGGCCGAGCAGGGCTTCCGTCACAGGGCCGATATTGCCGACCGGGGTCGAATCGAAGGTCGAGCAATATTTGAAGAACAGCTGCCGCGCCCCGGTGGCGAGCAGCCATTCCGCCGCCGCGAGCGACTGTTCGACCGCCTCGGCCGCCGGGATGGTGCGCGATTTCAGCGAAACCACCACCGCATCGGCTGCACCGGCATCGAAGCCGGCCGGGGGAATGCCCACCGTCTGCACCGTCTTCATGCCCTCGCGCGACAGCATCAGCGCGAGATCCGACGCGCCGGTCAGATCGTCCGCGATCGCCCCGAGCAACATGGCAAATTCCTCCCGAAAAGCTGGTCTCTTGGTTGTTCCGCCGCGCGACGCGGTCACGCGGTTTCGCCGGCCTCGATCTCGTAGCCGGTGTCGATGATGGTGGGGTCTGAGGGGCGCGCCGCCTGCGCGATCAGCGTCTCGGCGGCGGATCGGCCGATCAGGAAGCGGTTAGAGCGCACCGTGGAAAGCCGCAGCGGCAGGGCCTGACCGATATCGAGGCCGTTGAAGCCGAACAGCCCGATATCGCGGCGGGGCACGAGGCCTGTCGCGAAGCAGTGGAATACGCCTCCGACGGCCATGTCGTCATTGGAGAACACCACGACGTCCGGCCGGCCGTCGCCGGCGAGGAGGGCGGCGGTCATGGCGCGGCCGTCGGCGGTCGTGCTCGGTCCGTCCACCCGCCGTTCGTCGACGAGGTCGAGCCCGGCCTCGCCGAGCGCGGCCCGCATGCCGTCGTAGCGAAGCCGCGCGCGCCGGTCGCGCTCCCAGTCGTGGCCGACATAGCCGAAGCGGCGATAGCCGCGCGACACGAGATGACGGGCGGAATCGTAGCCGGCCTTGCGATGGGACAGCCCGACGGCGACGTCGATCGGTGCGGCGTCGATGTCCATGATCTCGGCGACCCGGACCGGGCTCGCCTCCAGCATCCGCCGCGCCGGGGCGGTGTGCTCGAAGCCCGCAACGATCATCGCGCGCGGCTGCCACGCCATCATCGAGCGGACCACCCGTTCCTCGGTGTTCGGGGCGTATTCCGTCACGCCGACCACCGGCTGGTAGCCCGTGCCCGCCAGCGCCGCATGGACGCCCCGCAGCACGTCCGCGAACACGATGTTCGAGAGGGAGGGCAGCACCACACCGACGAGCATCGAGCCGGACGAGGCAAGCGCGCCGGCAAGCCGGTTGGGCACGTAGCCGACCGTCTCGATCGCGGCCAGCACGCGCGCCCGCGTCTGCGGCGAGATTCGTTCGAGGCCGCGCACCACCCGCGAGACAGTGATCTCGCTGACACCGGCCACGCGCGCGACGTCGGCGAGCAGCGGCTGGCCGCGCGGCGTCCCTTCGTCCCCGACCTCTGGAGATCGCACCTTCCGGCGCGTGCCCTTGCGCACGACCGCTTGCCTTCCCGTGTGTCCGTTCCACGCTTATGACAGCGCTAACACAAAACGATTGTAAGGGGCTAGCCTTCCGTGCCATAGAAAATGACAGCGCTAACACAAAATCATTCCGGGGAGACTTCATGGGCGGATCGATCAGGACGGTCGCCGTCGCCGGGCTTGGCTCTATGGGGCTCGGCATCGCGAAATCGCTCCTGCGAGCAGGGCTCGATACCGTCGGCTTCGACGTCTCGCAGGCAGCGGGAGCCGCCTTCGCGGCGGCGGGCGGCCGTGTCACCACAACCGTCGCAGAGGCCGCGGCCGGCGCCGACGCGCTCGTCTGCGTCGTCGTCAACGCGGCACAGACCGAGGCCGTGCTGTTCGGACCGGACGGCGCCGCATCCGCGCTTCGGCCGGGCGGGGTCGTCATTTCCTGCGCCACCATGGCGCCGGACGAGGCCAAGCGGCTGGCCGCCGGCGCGGCCGAAGCGGGGCTGCATTTCCTCGATGCCCCCATCAGCGGCGGGGCAGCCAAGGCGGAAAGCGGCGACCTGACCGTGATGGCCTCGGGATCGGCCGAGGCCTTCGCAGCGGCGCGGCCCGTGCTCGACGCCATGGCCGCGAAAGTCCACGATCTCGGCTCGGCGCCGGGCATCGGTTCCTCCTTCAAGATCGTCAACCAGCTTCTGGCCGGGGTCCACATCGCCGCCGCCTGCGAGGCCGTCGCGTTTGCGAGCCGGCTCGACCTCGACATCTCCCGCGTGTTCGAAGTCATCACCGGTTCCGCCGGCAACAGCTGGATGTTCGAGAACCGCGTGCCCCACATCCTGGAAGGCGACTATCGTCCGCGCAGCGCCGTCGACATCTTCACCAAGGATCTCGGCATCGTCTCGGACATCGGCCGCAGGCTGTCCTTTCCGCTGCCGCTCACCGGAGCGGCACTCCAGCTCTTCATCATGACCGCGGCGGCCGGCATGGGACGGGACGACGACGCCTCGGTCGCCCGGCTCTATGCACTCATCGCCGGCCTCGAGCTTCCCGAACAAGGCGCCCACTGATGCCCCGCTTCGCTGCCAATCTCAGCCTTATGTTCAACGAGCACGCGTTTCTCGACCGGTTCGAGGCCGCTGCCGCCGCCGGATTCCGGGCGGTCGAGTTCCTGTTCCCCTATGAGCACGCACCGGAAGAGATCGCCGACCGGCTGACGGCCAACGGACTTGAACTGGCGCTGTTCAACCTGCCGCCGGGCGACTGGGCGAAGGGCGAGCGCGGTATCGCAGTCCGCCTCGGCGACAGCCCGGAATTCCGTGCGACCGTCGATCTCGCGCTCGGCTATGCCGCCGCGACCGGCTGCCGGCGCCTGCACCTGATGGCGGGTCTCGCCGATCCGGAGGACGGCGCCGCCGCGGCGCGCTATCGCGATGCGCTGCTGTTTGCCTCCGACCGGGCGGGCGAGGCCGGGCGGACGATCCTGATCGAACCGCTCAACGGGCGCGATATGCCCGGCTATTTCCTCAACGACTTCTCGCGCGCCGCCGACCTGATCGCGGAGCTCGGCCGGGCGAACATCCGCCTGCAATACGACCTCTATCACCGCCAGATCCTGCACGGCGACGTTCTCAAGTCGCTGGAGGCTCTGATGCCGGTGATCGGCCACGTGCAGACCGCGTCGGTCCCCGGCCGCAACGAGCCGGGCACGGGCGAACTCGACGATTTCCGCGTGTTCGCGGCCCTCGACCGGCTGGGATATGACGGCTATGTCGGCTGCGAATACCGCCCGGCCGCCGGCACCGTGGAGGGCCTCGGGTGGCTCGAAAGGGTTTCGGCCTGAGGGCGGGCGGACGCCCCGCATCGCCGGATACGGCGCGATGTCCCGCGCGAGCGGCTTTTGAAGCCACCCCGGCGCGGGTCGCCGCGCCGGATTTTCAACCGCCGTTCAGGCGGCCTCGATGAGGGAGGCGAGCGCCGTTCCCGCTTCGGAGTCCGGCAAGCCGAGATCCCGCACGCTGTCCATGTGATTGCGCCCGGCGATAGCGCGCCGGGTCACGGAAAGGCCCTGCTCCCGCAGCAGGGCGGCGAACGCATCGGCCTGCGCATGGAACGGCGGCGTCTCATCGGCGCCGACGAGCACAGCCGCCGCGGTCGAAGGATCGTGACGGTGGCCGAGCGGCGTGAACGAGGCCACCTCCGCGTCGGTCAGGCCGATCTCCGCCTGCAGGAACGACGATTGCAGCGGCGCGAGATCGTAGAGGCCGCCGAGCAGCAGTGCCGCCTTGACCCCTGACGACCCGCCGCCCTCGTTGAAGAGGAAGGTGGCGAGATGGGCCCCGGCCGAATGGCCGCTGATCGTCAGACGGCCGGGATCTCCGCCGTGTTCGGCGATATGCCCGGTCACCCAGACCTTCGCCCGTCGCACCTGGTCGACGATGGTGTCCATCCGCACCGACGGCATCAGCGCATAATCGACGATGACCGCGATCGCCCCGGCAGCCGTGACCGTGTCGGCCACGCAGGAATAGTCCTCCTTGGAGAACATCCTCCAGTAGCCGCCATGGATGAAGATATGCACGGGCAGGGCATCCGCCCGGGGTTCCGGCGGGAAGAAGATGTCCAGCGTCTCGGTCGGGGCTTCTCCATAGGAAACCCCGGCGAGGAAGCGCACCCGCTGCCGCGTCGCGGCGCTGCGGGCGAGAAGGTCGCCCACGATGGCATCGAAGCCCGCGACATGATCGCGGATGCGGAAAGGATCGAGGCTCACGGCGGCGTCTCCCTCAGAAGCTCGCCGCTATGTATTTCATCTCCAGGAATTCCGCGATGCCGTGATGCTGCCCGCCTTCGCGGCCGAGCCCGCTCTGCTTCATGCCGCCGAACGGCGCCGCGGGGTCCGACACGAGGCCGCGATTGAGCGCGATCATGCCCGCATCGATCCCCGCTGCGACCCGCATTCCGCGA of the Pseudoxanthobacter soli DSM 19599 genome contains:
- a CDS encoding LacI family DNA-binding transcriptional regulator, whose product is MLADVARVAGVSEITVSRVVRGLERISPQTRARVLAAIETVGYVPNRLAGALASSGSMLVGVVLPSLSNIVFADVLRGVHAALAGTGYQPVVGVTEYAPNTEERVVRSMMAWQPRAMIVAGFEHTAPARRMLEASPVRVAEIMDIDAAPIDVAVGLSHRKAGYDSARHLVSRGYRRFGYVGHDWERDRRARLRYDGMRAALGEAGLDLVDERRVDGPSTTADGRAMTAALLAGDGRPDVVVFSNDDMAVGGVFHCFATGLVPRRDIGLFGFNGLDIGQALPLRLSTVRSNRFLIGRSAAETLIAQAARPSDPTIIDTGYEIEAGETA
- the otnI gene encoding 2-oxo-tetronate isomerase, with protein sequence MPRFAANLSLMFNEHAFLDRFEAAAAAGFRAVEFLFPYEHAPEEIADRLTANGLELALFNLPPGDWAKGERGIAVRLGDSPEFRATVDLALGYAAATGCRRLHLMAGLADPEDGAAAARYRDALLFASDRAGEAGRTILIEPLNGRDMPGYFLNDFSRAADLIAELGRANIRLQYDLYHRQILHGDVLKSLEALMPVIGHVQTASVPGRNEPGTGELDDFRVFAALDRLGYDGYVGCEYRPAAGTVEGLGWLERVSA
- the ltnD gene encoding L-threonate dehydrogenase — protein: MGGSIRTVAVAGLGSMGLGIAKSLLRAGLDTVGFDVSQAAGAAFAAAGGRVTTTVAEAAAGADALVCVVVNAAQTEAVLFGPDGAASALRPGGVVISCATMAPDEAKRLAAGAAEAGLHFLDAPISGGAAKAESGDLTVMASGSAEAFAAARPVLDAMAAKVHDLGSAPGIGSSFKIVNQLLAGVHIAAACEAVAFASRLDLDISRVFEVITGSAGNSWMFENRVPHILEGDYRPRSAVDIFTKDLGIVSDIGRRLSFPLPLTGAALQLFIMTAAAGMGRDDDASVARLYALIAGLELPEQGAH
- a CDS encoding alpha/beta hydrolase; translation: MSLDPFRIRDHVAGFDAIVGDLLARSAATRQRVRFLAGVSYGEAPTETLDIFFPPEPRADALPVHIFIHGGYWRMFSKEDYSCVADTVTAAGAIAVIVDYALMPSVRMDTIVDQVRRAKVWVTGHIAEHGGDPGRLTISGHSAGAHLATFLFNEGGGSSGVKAALLLGGLYDLAPLQSSFLQAEIGLTDAEVASFTPLGHRHDPSTAAAVLVGADETPPFHAQADAFAALLREQGLSVTRRAIAGRNHMDSVRDLGLPDSEAGTALASLIEAA
- a CDS encoding SDR family oxidoreductase, whose product is MTDSGKVALVTGAGTGIGKAVALALAAAGYRLVVTGRRREPLEAVVAEAGGEAVAIPADITDPASVAALFEAIRQRFGRLDVLFNNAGAIAPPVNIEDLPVEQWKTVIDTNVTGVFLCTQAAFRLMKDQNPRGGRIINNGSVSSERPRPNSAPYAASKHAVLGLTRSTAIDGRKYDIACGQIDIGNTETPMASQMKKGVLQPDLSIKVEPTFDVSHVADAVLYMAGLPLDANVLQMTVMATKMPLVGRG
- the otnK gene encoding 3-oxo-tetronate kinase → MLLGAIADDLTGASDLALMLSREGMKTVQTVGIPPAGFDAGAADAVVVSLKSRTIPAAEAVEQSLAAAEWLLATGARQLFFKYCSTFDSTPVGNIGPVTEALLGRLGAGLTLACPAFPTNRRTVYLGYLFVGDELLSESPMKDHPLTPMRDPSLVRVLQAQTTLPVGLVAHERVRRGADAVAAAFSQAERAGQRIVIVDAIDDTDLRAIGTAARDMALVTGGSGIAIGLPENFRRAGLLAAAAPSARMVAPPGRAVILAGSCSAATRKQVATAVASGTAALRIDPLAVASGSLGVEEVAAFAETATGGPPLIYASADPAEVAAVQEKLGREHAGALVEGLMAGVACRLAERGFTRFLVAGGETSGAVVQALGVEGFAIGPEIDPGVPWMLSLGAGRPLALALKSGNFGAPDIFAKAWDLLA
- the otnC gene encoding 3-oxo-tetronate 4-phosphate decarboxylase; protein product: MTALLSEETRARDEIARIGASIFSRGLTFGSTGNISVRLSDGSLLMTPTNACLGELEPARLSRFTAEGVHVDGDKPTKEAFLHRCMYCARADAGAVVHLHSTHSVAVSILADVDPADVLPPLTAYYVMRVGTLPLVRYFPPGDARLAEAVGEEAGRHHAVLLANHGPVVAGKTLREAQYAVEELEETARLFLMLDGRRVRPLTADQVAELRRR
- a CDS encoding SDR family oxidoreductase — its product is MGALNGKVAWVTGAGSGIGAAAAAALAGAGARVFLTGRRVDALQGVADRIDAAGGQVSVLPGDLSLPGVAAGIAGAIEREAGRLDIVVNNAGTNIPRRSWQELDEAGAEEVLDGNLKLAFHTVIAALPIMRRQKQGLIITTGSIAGRHVGAISGSSYTAAKHGVVAMSHSINLEEMHNGIRATVICPGEVATPIIDKRPAPADAEGRRRMLRPSDLADLVLHVATLPAHVCVSELVVIPTGAVAETEGA